From Candidatus Binatia bacterium, the proteins below share one genomic window:
- the rfaE2 gene encoding D-glycero-beta-D-manno-heptose 1-phosphate adenylyltransferase, which translates to MREKVKTRAALKAIAAKAKGEGKKTVFTNGCFDLLHLGHLHVLREAKKLGDILVVALNSDRSVKKIKGPGRPILPEGERAELIAALEMVDYVTLFDEPDPLNVIQELKPDVLAKGGDWSADKIIGREFVESYGGKVALIGYLQGHSTTDIIERMHKQ; encoded by the coding sequence GTGCGAGAGAAAGTCAAGACGCGCGCGGCACTCAAGGCGATTGCGGCAAAAGCGAAAGGAGAAGGAAAAAAAACCGTCTTTACCAACGGCTGCTTCGACCTTCTCCACCTCGGCCACCTTCACGTTTTAAGAGAAGCGAAGAAGCTCGGCGATATTTTGGTCGTCGCGCTGAACAGCGATCGCTCCGTGAAGAAGATCAAAGGTCCTGGCCGGCCGATTCTACCTGAAGGAGAGCGCGCGGAGTTGATTGCCGCGCTGGAGATGGTAGACTACGTTACCTTGTTCGACGAGCCGGATCCCCTGAACGTCATTCAAGAGCTTAAGCCCGACGTGCTGGCCAAAGGCGGCGATTGGTCCGCAGACAAGATCATCGGTCGGGAATTCGTCGAGAGCTACGGCGGAAAGGTAGCGCTCATCGGGTATCTTCAAGGCCACTCCACCACGGACATCATCGAAAGGATGCACAAGCAATAG
- the rpmB gene encoding 50S ribosomal protein L28: MARICRICGKGHSIGHNVSHANNKTKRIWRPNLQRVKARVEGQVRRILVCTDCIHSGRVEKVA; encoded by the coding sequence ATGGCAAGAATCTGCAGAATTTGCGGCAAGGGACACTCGATAGGACACAACGTCAGCCACGCCAACAACAAGACGAAGCGGATCTGGCGGCCCAATCTACAAAGGGTGAAGGCGCGCGTCGAGGGCCAGGTGCGAAGGATTCTCGTCTGCACGGATTGCATCCACTCCGGCCGCGTAGAAAAAGTAGCCTAA
- a CDS encoding bifunctional (p)ppGpp synthetase/guanosine-3',5'-bis(diphosphate) 3'-pyrophosphohydrolase — protein MGKEVKVSDLVEKIQAYHPAADVDLVRRAYDFSAGVHRGQKRLSGEPYLIHPMAVAGIITDLKLDVQSVVGGLLHDTVEDTLATLDEIKNLFGPEIASLVDGVTKLSQVNFTSVEEKQAENFRKMIVAMAKDIRVILIKLADRTHNMRTLDHLPVEKQLATAQETLDIYAPLAHRLGIAWVKDELEDLALKHLHPEIYYQLKRNVVKKKVAREKYINEVIALIGKILEKEGIDAEVTGRPKHFYSIYQKMETQNLLYDQIYDLVAFRILVDTPRECYETLGVIHSQWKPVPGRFKDYVALPKPNMYQSLHTTVIGPYGERMEIQIRTQDMHRVAEEGIAAHWRYKKEAEDLKFNDMQRFAWLRQLLEWQQNLQDPQEFLHSIKEDLFSDAVYVFTPKGDLHNFPKGATVIDFAYRIHSEVGHHCSGARINGQLVPLRYLLRSGDTVEIITMHQQTPSRDWLKLAKTPRAKGHIRNWLKKQQRERSFALGREILESDLGRHKLEYATLRREGKIDALAKELGMKDEEGLLAGVGYGKITPRQVLLKLVPAEQLDDGKKQAEGALERIFRIVSRQKRDLGVRVKGVGDVLVRFGRCCHPLPGEDITGFITRGRGVTVHVSSCPTVLESDPHRKVEVAWQVGSQAARPVKIDVSCIDRPGLLAGISAAITGADVNIVRAQVRTFEDQKALNSFEVMITDSKQLRRVLANIAKVKGVYKAVRARG, from the coding sequence ATGGGCAAGGAAGTCAAAGTTTCGGATCTGGTGGAAAAGATCCAGGCCTACCATCCGGCGGCCGACGTCGATCTGGTGCGCCGCGCCTACGATTTCTCCGCCGGCGTGCACCGCGGGCAGAAGCGGCTTTCGGGCGAGCCCTACCTCATTCATCCGATGGCCGTGGCCGGAATCATCACCGACCTGAAGCTCGACGTCCAGAGCGTGGTCGGCGGGCTGCTGCACGACACGGTCGAAGACACCCTGGCGACGCTCGACGAGATCAAAAATCTTTTCGGCCCGGAGATCGCGAGCCTGGTCGACGGCGTCACCAAGCTGAGCCAGGTCAATTTCACCAGCGTCGAAGAGAAGCAGGCGGAGAACTTCCGCAAGATGATCGTCGCGATGGCCAAAGACATCCGCGTGATCTTGATCAAGCTCGCCGACCGCACGCACAACATGAGGACCTTGGATCATCTGCCGGTCGAAAAGCAGCTCGCCACGGCGCAGGAGACGCTCGATATCTATGCGCCGCTGGCCCATCGCCTCGGCATCGCGTGGGTGAAAGACGAGCTGGAAGACCTCGCGCTGAAGCATCTCCACCCGGAGATTTATTACCAGCTCAAGCGCAACGTCGTCAAAAAGAAGGTCGCGCGGGAAAAATACATCAACGAGGTGATCGCGCTGATCGGCAAGATCCTCGAAAAAGAAGGCATCGACGCGGAAGTGACCGGCCGTCCCAAGCACTTCTACAGCATCTATCAGAAGATGGAGACGCAGAACCTGCTCTACGATCAGATTTACGACCTCGTCGCGTTCCGTATCCTCGTCGACACGCCGCGCGAGTGTTACGAGACGCTCGGCGTGATCCACTCGCAGTGGAAGCCGGTGCCGGGTCGCTTCAAAGACTACGTCGCGCTGCCCAAGCCCAACATGTACCAGTCGCTGCACACGACGGTGATCGGACCGTACGGCGAGCGCATGGAGATCCAGATCCGCACGCAGGATATGCACCGCGTCGCCGAAGAGGGGATCGCGGCCCACTGGCGCTACAAGAAAGAGGCGGAGGACTTGAAGTTCAACGACATGCAGCGATTCGCCTGGCTGCGCCAGCTCCTCGAATGGCAGCAGAACCTGCAGGACCCCCAGGAATTTCTCCATAGCATCAAGGAAGATCTATTTTCCGACGCGGTTTATGTTTTTACGCCCAAGGGCGACCTGCACAATTTTCCCAAGGGCGCGACGGTGATCGATTTCGCCTACCGAATCCATTCGGAGGTCGGCCACCACTGCTCGGGCGCGCGCATCAACGGCCAACTCGTGCCGCTGAGATACTTGCTGCGCAGCGGCGACACGGTCGAGATCATCACGATGCATCAGCAGACGCCGAGCCGCGACTGGCTGAAGCTCGCCAAGACGCCGCGGGCGAAAGGTCACATCCGCAACTGGCTCAAGAAACAACAGCGCGAGAGAAGCTTCGCTCTGGGACGCGAGATCCTCGAAAGCGACCTAGGCCGGCATAAGCTCGAATACGCCACGCTCAGGCGCGAGGGCAAGATCGATGCGCTCGCGAAAGAATTGGGCATGAAAGACGAGGAGGGATTGCTGGCGGGCGTTGGGTACGGCAAGATCACGCCGCGGCAGGTGTTGCTCAAGCTCGTCCCGGCGGAACAACTGGACGACGGAAAAAAGCAGGCGGAGGGGGCGCTCGAGCGCATTTTCCGCATCGTGTCCAGGCAAAAGCGCGATCTCGGCGTTCGCGTCAAGGGAGTGGGGGACGTGCTCGTCCGCTTCGGCCGCTGCTGCCATCCGCTGCCGGGAGAAGACATTACCGGATTTATCACTCGCGGCCGAGGCGTGACGGTCCATGTTTCGAGCTGCCCGACCGTGCTCGAGAGCGACCCGCACAGGAAGGTCGAGGTGGCGTGGCAGGTCGGCAGCCAGGCGGCGCGGCCGGTCAAGATCGACGTGAGCTGCATCGACCGGCCCGGATTATTGGCGGGGATCAGCGCCGCGATCACCGGCGCCGACGTGAATATCGTGCGCGCCCAGGTGCGCACTTTCGAGGATCAGAAGGCGCTGAATAGCTTCGAAGTGATGATCACGGATTCGAAACAGTTGAGGCGCGTCCTCGCCAACATCGCCAAGGTTAAAGGGGTCTACAAGGCAGTAAGGGCCAGAGGATGA
- the gmk gene encoding guanylate kinase: MEYRVMWPGLALTKRKGVIFIISAPSGAGKTTLVKKLLKLFPDITLSVSCTTRARRPGEAAGRDYHFVTEKKFAALRSRSGFAEWARVHGFFYGTPRAPLERTIARGRDVLLDIDVQGARKIKRKYRNAVSIFVLPPSRRELEQRLARRGTDRRETIRRRLENARREIRELMRYDYVVENRELRRAVESARAIVIAERLRVCRLKS; the protein is encoded by the coding sequence ATGGAATATCGAGTGATGTGGCCGGGTCTCGCTCTCACCAAGCGCAAGGGCGTTATCTTCATCATCTCCGCGCCGTCGGGGGCCGGCAAGACGACCCTGGTCAAAAAACTCCTCAAGCTTTTTCCCGATATCACGCTCTCGGTTTCTTGCACGACGCGCGCCCGCCGGCCCGGAGAAGCGGCCGGCAGGGATTACCACTTCGTCACGGAGAAAAAATTCGCCGCGCTCCGGTCGCGCTCCGGTTTCGCCGAATGGGCCAGGGTTCACGGATTCTTTTACGGCACGCCGCGCGCCCCCCTGGAGCGGACGATCGCGCGCGGGCGCGACGTGCTCCTGGACATCGACGTTCAGGGCGCGCGCAAGATCAAGCGAAAATACCGGAACGCGGTTTCGATCTTCGTTCTTCCCCCATCCCGCCGCGAGCTGGAGCAGAGGCTCGCGCGGCGCGGCACCGACCGGAGGGAAACGATCCGCAGGCGGCTGGAGAACGCCCGGCGTGAAATCCGCGAGCTCATGCGCTATGATTATGTCGTGGAAAACCGCGAGCTCCGGCGCGCCGTCGAGAGCGCCAGGGCCATCGTCATCGCCGAGCGCCTGCGCGTCTGCCGGCTGAAGTCATGA
- a CDS encoding ribbon-helix-helix domain-containing protein, with product MTMKKSGRPFGSTFQKIEAVRFTTEQLEAISDVARELRIPRSEAIRKATTLGLPLVREAMKIFVRGEQQHRNQQS from the coding sequence ATGACAATGAAAAAATCCGGTCGTCCCTTCGGCAGCACTTTTCAAAAAATCGAGGCGGTCCGCTTCACCACAGAGCAGCTCGAAGCTATCAGTGACGTTGCGCGCGAACTTCGCATCCCGCGTTCTGAGGCGATTCGTAAAGCGACTACGCTCGGGCTTCCGCTCGTCAGGGAAGCCATGAAAATTTTCGTGCGCGGAGAACAACAGCATCGAAATCAGCAGAGTTGA
- a CDS encoding AAA family ATPase codes for MISADKKESREPALSAAHKQLLAERGISLETASANGIRSASSSEAKSVLGFDPKSSGIFIPFFHPVTGVIRTQRFRPDNPFVIEGKPAGKYLSPRGAGSLVYFPRGIDDKLKDVAEPLLITEGEFKTLGAVENGLLCVGLVGVWGWRARGANGESGPIADLDLIDVRGRVITIVFDSDAALNAQVRKARQALGKEFYRRGAALVLSVDLPSPDGVKVGLDDFLLAKGRDGFLELESVELPPTDIPPFSEPLSAMLNSPEEILEMGIEGIRPLRANGFSIAAPKTVKSWEMIAEGICLSTGKPLYGRFNVPKKRRVLIIEEEDNKRRVRRRLDRLIAAQGGEVPADDYFRISVKKGFRLDVAAWREVLEFEIKTFRPDFVYLDVFSRLHARDTNDNQGMAEIVLFLDQLNRDYESAFIILHHTRKNSAGGDPHDEILGSRVLGGFSESTLFFSKTKEKGVIKVEVSLKDEPENSIFEPEFLVRLMDTEDGRGTKIEYLGPGESKRAEDELRKRVMAALDDLEWRTVKQVAEVVNISKPTARGCLSTLFDLKLIARQNRGQARLYRKPEKAENFGEQHD; via the coding sequence GTGATAAGCGCGGACAAAAAAGAATCACGCGAGCCTGCGCTGAGCGCGGCGCACAAACAACTCCTCGCGGAGCGCGGAATTTCTCTGGAGACGGCGAGCGCGAATGGTATTAGATCGGCATCAAGCAGCGAGGCCAAGTCCGTTCTTGGGTTCGACCCGAAGAGCAGCGGCATCTTCATTCCATTTTTTCATCCAGTCACCGGCGTGATTCGCACGCAGAGATTTCGACCTGACAATCCTTTTGTGATTGAGGGCAAACCCGCTGGTAAATATCTCTCGCCGCGCGGAGCCGGGAGCCTTGTGTACTTTCCGCGCGGCATCGACGACAAGCTCAAAGACGTGGCCGAGCCGCTGTTAATCACCGAGGGCGAATTTAAGACGCTAGGGGCGGTGGAGAACGGCTTACTGTGCGTCGGGCTTGTTGGGGTCTGGGGTTGGCGTGCGCGTGGAGCCAATGGAGAAAGCGGTCCCATAGCAGACCTCGACCTTATCGACGTGCGCGGCCGCGTCATCACTATAGTGTTCGACTCCGACGCAGCGTTGAATGCGCAAGTCAGGAAGGCTCGGCAAGCTCTCGGAAAAGAATTTTACCGGCGCGGCGCGGCTCTCGTTCTGTCAGTCGATCTTCCTAGCCCAGACGGCGTTAAAGTCGGTCTCGATGATTTTCTGTTAGCAAAGGGCCGCGACGGATTTCTGGAGTTAGAAAGTGTCGAGCTGCCGCCGACGGACATTCCGCCTTTCAGTGAACCGCTATCAGCGATGCTCAACTCGCCCGAGGAAATTCTCGAAATGGGCATCGAGGGTATCCGACCATTGAGAGCAAACGGATTTTCGATAGCTGCGCCGAAAACGGTCAAATCTTGGGAGATGATTGCTGAGGGCATTTGTTTGAGCACCGGGAAGCCGCTCTATGGCCGGTTCAATGTTCCGAAGAAGCGGCGGGTTCTCATCATAGAAGAGGAGGACAATAAACGAAGAGTCAGGCGACGGCTTGATCGTCTAATCGCAGCACAGGGTGGTGAGGTGCCTGCGGATGATTACTTTCGCATCTCGGTGAAAAAAGGTTTCCGGCTCGACGTGGCGGCATGGCGCGAGGTCCTTGAATTCGAAATAAAAACCTTTCGCCCCGATTTTGTCTACCTGGATGTATTCTCACGGCTTCACGCACGGGACACCAACGATAACCAAGGCATGGCAGAGATAGTCCTTTTTCTCGATCAGCTCAATCGCGACTACGAATCTGCGTTCATCATCCTCCATCACACCCGGAAGAACAGCGCGGGCGGCGATCCGCATGACGAGATCCTAGGTAGTCGCGTGCTCGGCGGGTTCTCTGAAAGCACGTTGTTCTTTTCGAAAACAAAAGAAAAGGGAGTCATCAAGGTCGAGGTGTCGCTCAAAGATGAACCCGAGAACAGCATTTTCGAGCCTGAATTTCTCGTCAGACTGATGGATACCGAAGACGGCCGGGGTACAAAAATCGAATATCTCGGGCCTGGTGAAAGTAAACGTGCCGAAGACGAGCTGCGCAAAAGAGTTATGGCCGCGCTCGATGATCTGGAGTGGCGAACGGTAAAGCAAGTGGCCGAAGTGGTGAACATCTCGAAACCGACAGCGAGGGGGTGTCTCAGCACATTGTTCGATCTAAAGCTGATCGCGAGGCAAAACAGAGGTCAGGCACGTCTCTACCGAAAACCGGAAAAGGCGGAAAATTTTGGTGAGCAGCATGATTGA
- a CDS encoding helix-turn-helix domain-containing protein: MTMVELREVIREAVAAELAAAKTGGAPLLSSAEVSKQWNVPRTWIEEAGRAGKLPRVVIGSYIRFKVEDIERFIEENRKAKN, from the coding sequence ATGACGATGGTCGAATTGCGGGAAGTGATCCGCGAGGCCGTTGCCGCCGAGCTGGCAGCGGCGAAGACGGGCGGCGCGCCCCTGCTATCTTCTGCGGAAGTATCAAAGCAGTGGAACGTACCGCGAACCTGGATAGAGGAGGCGGGCCGGGCCGGGAAATTGCCCCGCGTCGTCATCGGTTCTTATATTCGATTCAAAGTCGAGGATATCGAGCGCTTCATCGAAGAAAACAGGAAGGCTAAAAACTAG
- a CDS encoding site-specific integrase, with the protein MYNHDAKGIKTVTDSAAHDAGGTRYGHRADGYFNRPNGTRRTADHANHRACRPVPARHGIQKAKGEKEMRKLRTGGIKKLPSGRFQIDFRDQDGIRHRESFDREREARAALDATRTQVRKREYIAPADVPTFQEVALAWFEEKKVSKARGSSAKIKKATLDKWDNHLRKHLNPIYGARKMDTIQTAEIEASRGVWQQAGLCPKSVNELLTTMAAIFNEAMRQDKIRMNPAARAHRLATGSNVADEAGNASAEVSEDQIYDREEILRLIDGAEPGLYQTLFMTLAFIGLRHGEAAALRWEDIDLDARIVKVNQNWANIYDQNGNPTFTTPKTRSSRRTIPNISSSLALELRKWKLRCPRANGISCFQKQTARHWIEKQRGGRSMPLSRTSIEKPETATNCAG; encoded by the coding sequence ATGTATAACCATGACGCCAAAGGAATTAAGACGGTTACGGACTCGGCTGCGCATGACGCAGGCGGAACTCGCTACGGCCATCGGGCTGACGGCTACTTCAATCGCCCGAATGGAACGCGGCGAACAGCCGATCATGCGAACCACCGAGCTTGCCGTCCGGTTCCTGCTCGTCATGGAATCCAAAAAGCGAAAGGGGAAAAAGAAATGAGGAAATTGCGGACGGGGGGCATAAAAAAATTGCCGTCAGGCCGATTTCAGATCGATTTCCGCGATCAGGACGGGATTCGTCATCGAGAGAGTTTTGATCGCGAGAGGGAGGCACGCGCAGCCCTAGACGCTACGCGGACGCAAGTTAGAAAGCGCGAATACATCGCTCCAGCAGACGTGCCGACGTTCCAAGAAGTCGCGCTGGCATGGTTCGAAGAGAAAAAGGTAAGCAAGGCGCGGGGCAGTAGTGCGAAGATTAAAAAGGCCACCCTGGACAAGTGGGACAATCACTTGCGCAAGCATCTCAATCCGATTTACGGCGCTCGCAAAATGGACACTATCCAGACCGCTGAGATCGAGGCATCGAGAGGCGTCTGGCAGCAGGCGGGTTTGTGTCCGAAGTCGGTGAACGAGTTATTGACGACGATGGCCGCGATTTTCAATGAGGCAATGCGCCAAGACAAAATCAGAATGAATCCCGCGGCGCGAGCGCATCGACTAGCGACCGGCTCCAACGTGGCCGACGAAGCCGGAAACGCTTCTGCGGAAGTCAGCGAGGATCAGATTTACGATCGCGAAGAGATCCTCCGCCTGATTGACGGTGCCGAACCCGGACTATATCAAACCCTTTTCATGACGCTGGCGTTCATTGGACTGAGACACGGCGAAGCGGCCGCGCTCAGGTGGGAAGATATCGACCTTGACGCGAGGATCGTGAAGGTCAATCAGAACTGGGCCAATATCTACGATCAGAACGGCAACCCAACTTTTACCACGCCAAAGACCCGGAGCAGTCGGCGAACGATACCAAATATATCGTCATCGTTGGCGCTGGAGCTGAGAAAATGGAAACTACGGTGTCCGCGAGCGAATGGAATCTCGTGTTTCCAAAAGCAGACGGCTCGCCACTGGATAGAAAAACAACGTGGCGGGCGTTCGATGCCGCTGTCAAGAACGTCAATCGAAAAGCCGGAGACGGCAACAAATTGCGCCGGTTGA
- a CDS encoding DUF1732 domain-containing protein yields MKSMTGYGEATAQGRSVRVLAQLRTLNHRNLDLQARLPREYLSLEEEIRRLIREKIARGRVELFVTRSVLKGQGRRVDLDERLLSQYLQSFRRIKRRFGLQGNVDLSLCAGLPDLFQFIEPGTREKEESGLVFKALSGALKNLERSREREGKQLMLDVAAQTDHLRAVAAALAKEAGRIGLRLKQSLVLKEGGEAPAQSASAGNGGWTFKGDIHEETVRLKTHVRELGRLVRRRSTMGKRIEFLLQEIIRELNTISSKAPQLPVVQLVVAGKERVEKIREQAQNIE; encoded by the coding sequence ATGAAGAGCATGACGGGCTATGGCGAAGCGACGGCCCAGGGCCGCTCGGTCAGGGTGCTGGCGCAGTTGCGCACTCTCAATCATCGCAACCTCGATCTGCAAGCGCGGCTGCCGAGGGAATATTTGAGCCTGGAGGAGGAAATCCGCAGGCTCATCCGGGAAAAGATCGCGCGCGGGCGGGTGGAGCTTTTCGTCACCCGTTCCGTGCTCAAAGGCCAGGGCCGGCGCGTCGATCTGGACGAGCGGCTGCTCAGCCAGTATCTGCAATCTTTTCGCCGGATCAAGCGCAGGTTCGGTCTTCAGGGAAACGTCGATCTATCGCTCTGCGCCGGGTTGCCCGATCTGTTTCAATTCATCGAGCCGGGGACAAGAGAGAAGGAAGAGAGCGGCCTCGTCTTCAAGGCGCTCTCGGGCGCGCTCAAAAACCTCGAGCGCTCGCGCGAGCGCGAAGGAAAGCAGCTCATGCTCGACGTCGCGGCGCAGACGGACCACCTCCGAGCCGTCGCCGCGGCGCTGGCGAAGGAAGCCGGCAGGATCGGTCTCAGACTCAAGCAGTCGCTCGTCCTGAAAGAAGGCGGTGAGGCGCCGGCGCAAAGCGCCTCGGCGGGGAATGGGGGCTGGACTTTCAAGGGCGACATCCACGAAGAGACGGTGCGGCTCAAAACCCACGTGAGAGAGCTCGGCCGGCTGGTCCGGCGCCGGAGCACGATGGGAAAGAGAATCGAATTTCTCCTGCAGGAGATCATCCGCGAGCTCAACACGATCAGCTCCAAGGCGCCGCAATTGCCGGTCGTTCAGCTCGTCGTCGCGGGCAAAGAAAGAGTGGAAAAGATCCGCGAACAGGCGCAGAATATCGAGTGA
- a CDS encoding PfkB family carbohydrate kinase, producing MASKKNRLLSLMAKFRRSRILVVGDLMLDRFIWGEVERISPEAPVPVLRMTTESFRLGGAANVVHNVRSLGGKVAVVGVVGRDRTGTMLLGALRGIGISTAGVFVESGFQTTQKIRIIAHPRHQQIMRLDRENGGRLGGQVRQKIRRYIVRNAARYDAVVISDYGKGVVHRELLELLERLIGEKNLLCVADPKKENFGVYRNLSLVTPNRDEASEASGTVIRDEASLREAGRRLLELWQAKAVLITRGPDGVSLFRPGREVRHFPAERQEIFDVTGAGDTVVATVSLALASGSSYEEAAILANLSAGLVGDEVGPVAVPLEKLKRVVRGRK from the coding sequence GTGGCGTCAAAAAAAAACCGGCTGCTGTCCCTCATGGCGAAGTTTCGCCGCAGCCGCATCCTCGTCGTCGGCGATTTAATGCTCGACCGCTTCATCTGGGGCGAGGTCGAGAGGATCTCGCCGGAAGCGCCGGTGCCGGTGCTGCGCATGACGACGGAAAGTTTCCGCCTCGGCGGGGCGGCGAACGTGGTGCACAACGTACGAAGTCTCGGCGGCAAGGTCGCCGTCGTCGGAGTCGTCGGACGCGACCGCACCGGCACGATGCTGCTCGGGGCGCTGCGCGGGATCGGCATTTCGACCGCCGGCGTTTTTGTCGAGTCCGGGTTTCAAACGACGCAGAAGATCCGCATCATCGCGCACCCGCGCCACCAGCAGATCATGCGCCTGGATCGGGAGAACGGCGGCCGCCTCGGCGGGCAGGTGCGGCAGAAAATTCGCCGGTACATTGTGCGCAACGCCGCGCGCTACGATGCCGTCGTAATTTCCGACTACGGCAAAGGCGTCGTCCACCGGGAGCTTTTGGAACTGTTAGAGCGCTTGATCGGAGAGAAGAATCTCCTCTGCGTCGCGGACCCGAAGAAGGAGAACTTCGGCGTCTACCGCAACCTGTCTCTGGTAACGCCCAACCGCGACGAGGCGAGCGAGGCCTCCGGAACCGTAATCCGCGACGAGGCGTCGCTGCGCGAGGCCGGGCGGCGGCTATTGGAATTGTGGCAAGCCAAGGCGGTGTTGATCACGCGCGGACCGGATGGAGTGAGCCTCTTTCGGCCCGGCAGAGAAGTGCGGCACTTTCCGGCCGAGCGGCAGGAGATCTTCGACGTGACCGGGGCGGGCGATACCGTCGTTGCGACGGTGTCGCTGGCGCTTGCCAGCGGCTCCAGCTATGAAGAGGCCGCGATATTGGCCAATCTGTCGGCCGGCCTGGTCGGCGACGAGGTCGGCCCGGTGGCGGTGCCGCTGGAGAAATTGAAGCGGGTGGTGCGAGGACGGAAATGA
- a CDS encoding glycosyltransferase family 4 protein yields MVNRRRPLKILHIDPERRWGGGERQVVGLLEYLSRWGHANHLLCHPDGPLAREARKIGIEIHPLRLSNDLDFRPVLPVRRLIRDASYDIVHFHTKRAHAFSLWLGSPSRGPKRVVTRRMDYPMRRGWYDRYLYNRRVDGVVAISQSIAALLIEGGVKKEKLRVIHSGVDPEPFRNIPVAGGDRSAAVIGTAAVLEERKGLRFLLEAAAELKRQGHRLQFRIAGEGSQREKLERLAETLGVKEEVALLGFVSDMPAFFSSIDIFVLPSLYEGLGVAALEAMAAARPVIASAVGGLRELVADEVTGLLTAPGDAPSLARAISRLVSERERMREMGENGRARVEKYFMMEQMAKQNESYYYDLLEGRA; encoded by the coding sequence GTGGTCAACCGTAGACGACCGCTCAAGATCCTTCACATCGACCCCGAGAGGCGGTGGGGCGGCGGCGAAAGACAGGTTGTCGGTCTGCTCGAATATCTTTCGCGGTGGGGACACGCGAACCATCTTCTCTGCCATCCGGACGGACCGCTGGCCCGCGAGGCGCGGAAAATCGGGATCGAGATTCACCCCTTGAGACTCAGCAACGATCTCGATTTCAGGCCGGTGTTGCCCGTGCGGCGCTTGATTCGCGACGCAAGCTACGACATTGTGCATTTTCATACGAAGCGGGCGCACGCTTTCTCGCTCTGGCTGGGAAGCCCGTCCCGCGGGCCGAAACGAGTCGTGACGCGGAGAATGGATTATCCGATGCGAAGAGGCTGGTACGACCGTTATCTCTACAACCGGCGAGTGGACGGAGTCGTCGCCATTTCTCAATCCATTGCCGCGCTGCTCATCGAAGGCGGCGTGAAAAAAGAAAAGCTTCGCGTGATCCACAGCGGCGTCGATCCCGAGCCTTTCAGAAATATTCCGGTCGCGGGCGGCGATCGTTCCGCGGCGGTGATCGGCACGGCGGCGGTGCTCGAGGAGAGAAAGGGCCTGCGCTTTCTATTGGAGGCGGCGGCGGAATTAAAGCGCCAGGGTCACCGGCTTCAGTTTCGCATCGCCGGCGAGGGCTCGCAGAGAGAGAAGCTTGAGAGGCTGGCGGAAACTTTGGGCGTGAAGGAAGAGGTAGCCTTGTTGGGCTTTGTCTCGGACATGCCGGCCTTTTTTTCTTCGATCGATATCTTTGTTCTGCCGTCGCTCTACGAGGGACTGGGAGTGGCGGCCCTGGAAGCGATGGCCGCGGCAAGACCGGTGATAGCGAGCGCCGTGGGCGGGCTTCGCGAGCTGGTGGCCGACGAGGTGACGGGTCTGCTGACGGCGCCCGGGGATGCCCCGTCGCTGGCGCGCGCGATCTCGCGGCTGGTTTCGGAGCGCGAGCGCATGCGCGAAATGGGGGAGAACGGCAGGGCGCGGGTGGAAAAGTATTTCATGATGGAGCAGATGGCCAAGCAGAACGAAAGCTACTATTACGATTTGCTGGAAGGTCGCGCCTAG